Proteins encoded together in one Psychrobacter sp. 28M-43 window:
- a CDS encoding L-dopachrome tautomerase-related protein encodes MKYVKSLLAISAALILGTAHANNIEVVAQIDDTRPGNITVTQQGRTFLSMQPLDNPEYRVVELMSDGLTKPFPNVDWADGPDKGDVGFASVIGIESTPDGVVWILDMGSKNSPAQIVAWDTLNNRLFKRIEIDSDATVDNSFLQDFVIDTKRNKIYIADTSLGNLSGAPAPAFVVVDLDTGNSRRVLQANKALLAPEHDLIIDGSLMATKRENGSSDAIYLSLNPITMDAQNEWVYFGTVNGSVIYRLPASSLANDNLTDSQLSKTIEFYGEKRPSDGMIMANNGDIYVGDIEKNAVSIVTKDGFKTFAQDDSLLSWADGFSIQNGYLYITQNSLHLNPALNQGEEGSVKPYHILRIKLNQ; translated from the coding sequence ATGAAATATGTAAAGTCACTACTGGCTATAAGTGCTGCATTGATATTAGGCACAGCTCATGCCAACAATATTGAGGTCGTTGCACAAATAGATGATACTCGCCCTGGTAATATCACGGTAACTCAACAAGGACGAACATTTTTGTCCATGCAACCCCTAGATAACCCTGAATACCGTGTGGTTGAATTGATGAGTGATGGCTTAACTAAACCTTTTCCAAACGTAGACTGGGCTGACGGTCCAGATAAAGGAGATGTTGGATTTGCTTCAGTTATTGGTATTGAAAGCACTCCAGATGGAGTGGTTTGGATTCTAGATATGGGTAGCAAAAATTCGCCTGCTCAAATCGTAGCTTGGGATACCTTAAATAACAGACTCTTTAAACGCATTGAGATCGATAGTGATGCTACTGTAGACAACTCGTTCTTACAAGACTTTGTGATCGATACTAAGCGCAATAAAATATACATAGCTGATACTAGTCTCGGTAATTTGTCAGGAGCACCTGCACCTGCCTTTGTAGTTGTTGACTTAGACACAGGTAACTCTCGCCGTGTTCTTCAAGCAAATAAAGCACTTTTAGCACCTGAGCATGACCTTATTATTGATGGGTCATTAATGGCAACTAAGCGTGAAAATGGTAGTTCTGATGCAATTTACCTAAGTTTAAACCCAATCACTATGGATGCCCAAAATGAATGGGTATATTTCGGTACAGTGAATGGTAGTGTAATTTACCGCTTGCCTGCCTCATCACTTGCTAATGATAATTTAACAGACAGCCAACTGAGTAAAACCATAGAGTTTTATGGTGAAAAACGTCCTAGTGATGGGATGATTATGGCGAATAATGGAGATATCTACGTTGGAGATATTGAAAAAAATGCCGTCAGCATCGTGACTAAAGATGGCTTCAAGACCTTTGCTCAAGATGACAGTCTACTATCATGGGCTGATGGGTTTTCAATTCAAAATGGCTACTTATACATCACTCAAAACTCACTACATCTTAACCCTGCGTTAAATCAAGGTGAAGAGGGCTCTGTGAAGCCATACCATATCTTACGTATAAAGTTGAATCAATAA
- a CDS encoding putative quinol monooxygenase: protein MCINYDLHQDNKNPAHFIFYENWASREL, encoded by the coding sequence GTGTGTATCAATTACGACTTACATCAAGATAATAAAAATCCTGCTCATTTTATATTCTACGAAAATTGGGCGTCACGTGAACTTTGA
- a CDS encoding alpha/beta fold hydrolase, protein MSTQITENYTYIDGHKIAFLEQGSGSPIILLHGIPTNSLMWRNIIPQLAKTHRVIAPDLLNYGKSAKPKSADVSINAQSNMIVKLMDILGARQADIVGHDIGGGVAQLIAVNYPEKVRKLILIDSICFDSWPIPDFEPLQEPGAESEMSLEDFLSMMRGFLPKGVYDNSVMTDELIEMYLEPWSTEDGKHAFFRNLRRLNKEYTQAITDELSNLPHQTFIMWGDKDPFQKPEYAPKLAEAIPNAELVWIKDVAHWLIDEKPDEIGEHINQFLS, encoded by the coding sequence ATGAGCACTCAAATAACAGAAAATTATACCTACATTGACGGGCATAAGATTGCATTTCTGGAACAAGGTTCAGGTAGTCCAATAATCCTGCTGCACGGGATTCCAACCAATAGCCTCATGTGGCGAAATATTATTCCACAACTTGCAAAAACACATCGGGTCATCGCCCCTGACCTTCTCAACTATGGGAAATCTGCAAAACCAAAAAGCGCAGATGTGTCCATTAATGCGCAAAGCAACATGATTGTAAAACTCATGGATATCCTAGGTGCGCGGCAAGCAGATATTGTTGGACATGATATTGGTGGAGGCGTTGCTCAGTTGATAGCTGTCAATTATCCAGAGAAAGTTCGAAAGCTTATTTTGATAGATAGCATTTGCTTCGATTCATGGCCTATCCCAGATTTTGAGCCGCTACAGGAACCTGGTGCTGAGTCAGAGATGAGTCTAGAGGACTTTTTAAGCATGATGCGAGGCTTCTTGCCAAAAGGGGTATACGATAACAGTGTCATGACTGATGAGCTTATCGAGATGTATCTTGAACCTTGGTCAACTGAAGACGGCAAGCACGCCTTCTTTCGCAATCTCAGACGGTTGAATAAAGAATATACTCAGGCCATTACTGACGAACTTAGCAACCTTCCACATCAGACGTTCATTATGTGGGGTGATAAAGACCCTTTCCAAAAACCGGAATATGCACCAAAGCTGGCAGAAGCGATTCCAAATGCAGAGCTTGTCTGGATTAAAGATGTCGCTCATTGGTTGATTGATGAGAAACCTGATGAAATTGGTGAGCATATCAATCAGTTTCTAAGCTAA
- a CDS encoding exodeoxyribonuclease V subunit gamma, translating to MFTIIQSHRTENLVDQLLVQYQSKDQPVFEPFIVIVPSMVLGDWLDKTIASRAGISTLVRTKFWGQYQWTLMQDVLTRHNAYLLAQNPEATTLNVPEVAVLSPTVMQWRLFGYLTYYQETIVADEKHPVHPLLASLIDDPQVSAQQDSLQQDSLRQDKAQQDARIWQLASDLARVFNRYLTHREDWLALWSQNKPLNVSELIADKDALSLRFDKYARGTPEWLVEHYVELEIAQRFLWSHLFADVHLHRVALERAFWSALEGNKANERDQLPKVLRIFTIQQLPQTELDFLQRLSQYMNITLLHYNPSKLFWADIVDKSWLQRQQIINPESVFLRDYGHSLLSRLGKQSRDAFAMLANLSGNEQYDDALVEWQDNFDNGVDNAVVQGVYESIDAADDAVSTQDAQGNLSLLKRLQNDVLMLDEQSTQQATAATVSQAVSKQLESSFDEAKPATAWYEDEALENKRFEKDRFWAISSQDNSLSIHSCHSLQRQLEVLRIMIGRWLNEPIKLGEKKRHISDIVVLLPDVERHHALIGSIFVNGKGQDGLTLPAKVTGVVDADIRQLWEAIIGFYKLLGSHSARFEAAEVLDWLMLPPLFESFGLTHEQMSRGCDLLVEAGFIRGFDELHLKQTLDSNDYDYRFSFAQALDRLTLGLVMPEAELSDCLYDLNDDEWPSTALPEMTLPLPQVSLNDALIVEALCRIYTGLVARRDDHTQKMKAEDWLDQIETQVIHRYFGDVDQTRTMRAIYNAMNGFKSSLRANRHYRQYASGDVDNREVEQRLAGVEQLPLKLSFMLDSIEAELESQQVSAEPTGVITFGRFGALRNVPFELVVMLNMDLSEFPGRDRDNRYDLMKATNARRGDRVSEDDDNGAFLDALLCARSACWMFYNGQSLTDTHEHLPANPVSELLQFLQGEVQWQVNSLETLPENIDPTTESLKRYLPKLIKQWLVTEHPALPFHESLFETAIEGNDIFEQASPDIDDNANANININAQDTSPVDMIDELDTLLNTAMRKTKLAQKKQFPPAPLWQAVFDTLKGRISSEHKELVGLPTKAQYESIAQVLGQGLGQLGQVDNQTLSAVANMLALDTVVDTSNVNSMTEVLIQVLSDSIFNIGEIDIEGSLAYQVRHPAKAFLRSQKVHVVQGEEALSHQEPLFLDSLTTYQIKDHLIKQLVTDENKKNGSDAADETTTPILMYQKIMPAGVARQTTLPNQQKKLQQQCLEFKEQLIANGFDERSILNKSAADISSVLQLLTPTAEYPVQIELKNILNNTDNDSKDQTDIEGIETLLKLLPKIIKIKGSVPILAPISIIQAGVPYAQQSPKQWLNILPNSASPRHLLKFWLSHLYWQVARRTTAEQVASNDGVSIWRFNKPNSQVKKYDKAIAFKLSPIVYEDAVIELIKWAVFGKLTGQVPITLLPEYALNYLDKYLKPEEDDGNSYWPKRADFSDWLRPNYNSDTVYDTCSQHAIWQYVLRDQDAFKALSAALTTLAQPLYAPMFNALTNLDG from the coding sequence ATGTTCACTATTATTCAGTCGCACCGTACCGAAAACCTCGTTGATCAATTGCTTGTACAATACCAGTCCAAGGATCAGCCGGTTTTTGAACCATTCATTGTCATTGTACCGTCAATGGTATTGGGTGATTGGTTGGATAAAACTATTGCTAGCCGTGCTGGTATTAGTACCTTGGTGCGTACTAAATTTTGGGGTCAGTATCAATGGACGCTGATGCAAGATGTATTGACTCGCCATAATGCATACTTACTGGCGCAAAACCCTGAAGCGACAACTCTAAATGTACCCGAAGTGGCGGTGTTATCACCGACAGTAATGCAGTGGCGATTGTTTGGGTATTTAACTTATTATCAAGAGACAATCGTTGCAGATGAAAAGCATCCAGTTCATCCATTGTTAGCGTCTTTGATTGATGACCCACAGGTAAGTGCTCAACAGGACAGCTTACAACAGGACAGTTTGCGACAAGATAAGGCGCAACAAGATGCGCGTATTTGGCAGTTAGCAAGTGATTTGGCAAGGGTGTTTAACCGCTATTTGACCCATCGTGAGGATTGGTTGGCATTATGGTCACAAAACAAGCCGTTGAACGTAAGTGAGTTGATAGCAGATAAAGACGCCTTATCCCTGCGCTTTGATAAGTATGCGCGCGGCACGCCTGAGTGGTTGGTCGAGCATTATGTTGAGTTAGAAATCGCCCAACGATTCTTATGGTCACATTTGTTTGCCGATGTTCATCTACACCGTGTGGCACTAGAGCGTGCGTTTTGGTCAGCTTTAGAAGGTAACAAGGCGAATGAGCGCGATCAGTTACCCAAAGTATTGCGTATATTTACTATTCAGCAACTGCCACAGACCGAGCTTGATTTTCTACAGCGCTTGTCGCAATACATGAATATCACGCTATTGCACTACAATCCATCAAAGCTGTTTTGGGCGGATATCGTTGATAAATCATGGTTACAGCGTCAGCAGATTATCAACCCTGAGAGTGTGTTCTTGCGTGATTATGGTCATAGTTTGCTATCGCGTTTAGGCAAGCAGTCTCGCGATGCGTTTGCCATGCTTGCCAACTTATCAGGTAATGAGCAATACGACGATGCGCTAGTCGAATGGCAAGATAACTTTGATAATGGTGTAGATAATGCGGTCGTTCAAGGTGTGTATGAAAGCATAGATGCTGCTGATGACGCTGTCAGTACTCAAGATGCGCAAGGTAACCTGAGCTTATTAAAGCGTTTGCAAAATGATGTGTTGATGCTTGATGAGCAATCTACTCAGCAAGCAACGGCTGCTACAGTCTCACAAGCAGTAAGCAAGCAACTAGAGTCAAGCTTTGATGAAGCTAAGCCAGCAACGGCTTGGTATGAAGATGAAGCGTTAGAGAATAAGCGTTTTGAGAAAGACCGTTTTTGGGCAATCTCTTCTCAAGATAATAGCCTAAGCATTCATTCGTGTCATAGTTTGCAGCGTCAGCTTGAAGTGCTGCGTATTATGATTGGTCGTTGGCTGAACGAACCTATCAAACTAGGTGAAAAGAAACGCCATATCTCCGACATTGTTGTACTGCTACCTGATGTTGAACGTCATCATGCATTGATTGGCTCTATCTTCGTCAATGGTAAAGGTCAAGACGGTTTGACTTTGCCTGCTAAAGTGACTGGTGTTGTTGATGCCGACATTCGCCAGTTATGGGAAGCGATTATCGGTTTTTACAAACTATTGGGTAGCCATAGTGCCCGTTTTGAAGCAGCTGAAGTCTTAGACTGGTTGATGTTACCGCCCTTGTTTGAAAGCTTTGGACTGACTCATGAGCAAATGAGCCGTGGCTGTGATTTATTGGTAGAGGCGGGCTTTATTCGCGGTTTTGACGAGCTGCATCTTAAGCAAACTTTAGACAGTAATGACTACGACTATCGCTTCAGCTTTGCACAGGCATTAGACAGATTGACCCTAGGTCTGGTCATGCCAGAGGCTGAGTTGAGCGACTGCTTATATGATCTAAATGACGATGAATGGCCAAGCACTGCGTTACCAGAAATGACCTTGCCGTTACCACAAGTGAGCCTAAATGATGCGTTGATTGTTGAAGCGCTTTGCCGCATTTATACCGGCTTGGTCGCACGACGTGATGATCATACACAAAAAATGAAAGCGGAAGATTGGCTCGATCAGATTGAGACACAAGTTATCCATCGCTACTTTGGCGATGTGGATCAAACGCGTACCATGCGCGCCATCTACAACGCGATGAATGGCTTTAAATCAAGTCTGCGAGCCAATCGTCACTATAGGCAGTACGCTAGTGGTGATGTCGACAACAGAGAAGTAGAGCAGAGGCTGGCAGGTGTGGAGCAGTTGCCGCTTAAGCTGAGCTTTATGCTAGACAGTATTGAAGCAGAGCTTGAAAGTCAGCAGGTCAGTGCCGAGCCGACAGGTGTGATTACCTTTGGTCGATTCGGTGCACTCAGAAACGTGCCGTTTGAGTTGGTGGTGATGCTCAATATGGATCTCTCTGAGTTTCCTGGGCGTGACCGTGATAACCGCTATGATTTGATGAAAGCGACCAATGCCCGCCGTGGTGACAGAGTCAGTGAAGATGATGACAACGGCGCATTTTTAGATGCGCTACTGTGCGCGCGCAGTGCATGCTGGATGTTCTATAACGGTCAAAGCTTGACGGATACCCATGAGCATTTGCCAGCCAACCCAGTGAGTGAGCTATTGCAGTTTTTGCAAGGCGAGGTGCAATGGCAGGTGAACTCGCTTGAGACATTACCTGAGAATATTGATCCCACCACCGAGAGTCTCAAGCGTTACTTACCTAAATTGATTAAGCAGTGGCTAGTGACTGAGCATCCTGCACTGCCTTTTCATGAGAGTCTGTTTGAAACTGCAATCGAAGGCAATGATATTTTTGAGCAAGCGTCTCCTGATATTGATGACAATGCTAATGCCAACATTAATATCAATGCTCAGGATACCAGCCCTGTCGATATGATTGATGAGCTGGATACTTTATTAAATACAGCCATGCGCAAAACCAAACTGGCTCAGAAAAAACAGTTTCCGCCTGCGCCGCTTTGGCAAGCGGTGTTTGACACATTAAAAGGCCGAATATCTAGTGAGCATAAAGAGTTGGTGGGCTTACCTACGAAGGCGCAGTATGAGTCAATCGCTCAGGTGTTGGGTCAAGGCTTGGGTCAGCTAGGTCAAGTAGACAATCAAACCTTGTCTGCAGTGGCTAATATGCTAGCGCTAGATACGGTTGTCGATACTAGCAATGTCAATAGCATGACAGAGGTACTCATCCAAGTGTTATCCGATAGTATATTTAACATCGGAGAGATAGATATTGAAGGATCATTGGCTTACCAAGTACGCCATCCTGCCAAAGCATTCTTACGGTCTCAAAAGGTGCATGTGGTACAAGGTGAAGAGGCGCTATCGCACCAAGAGCCGCTATTCTTAGACAGTTTAACTACCTATCAAATTAAAGATCATTTGATTAAACAGTTGGTTACTGATGAGAATAAGAAGAATGGTAGTGATGCAGCGGATGAAACCACTACACCAATCCTGATGTATCAAAAAATTATGCCTGCTGGTGTCGCTCGCCAAACCACGCTACCCAATCAACAGAAGAAACTGCAACAGCAATGTTTAGAGTTTAAAGAGCAGCTAATTGCTAATGGCTTTGATGAAAGAAGCATTCTCAACAAGAGTGCGGCAGATATCAGCAGTGTATTACAGCTACTGACCCCAACCGCCGAATATCCTGTTCAGATAGAGCTAAAAAATATACTGAATAACACTGATAATGATTCAAAAGACCAGACAGATATAGAGGGTATAGAGACACTGCTTAAGCTGCTGCCGAAAATCATTAAGATCAAAGGCTCAGTACCAATATTAGCACCTATATCAATTATTCAGGCGGGCGTGCCTTATGCTCAGCAATCACCCAAGCAGTGGTTAAACATATTGCCCAATTCTGCCAGTCCTAGGCATTTACTTAAGTTTTGGTTGTCACATTTATATTGGCAAGTGGCTAGACGTACCACTGCCGAGCAAGTAGCCTCAAATGATGGTGTGAGTATTTGGCGTTTTAATAAGCCTAACTCACAAGTTAAAAAGTATGACAAAGCAATCGCATTTAAACTAAGCCCGATCGTGTATGAAGACGCAGTCATTGAGCTGATAAAATGGGCTGTTTTTGGTAAGTTAACGGGTCAAGTGCCTATTACGTTATTACCAGAATATGCACTTAATTACCTTGATAAGTATCTAAAGCCTGAAGAAGATGACGGTAATAGCTACTGGCCAAAACGGGCCGACTTCTCCGACTGGTTAAGACCTAACTATAACTCAGACACGGTATACGATACTTGCTCGCAGCATGCTATTTGGCAATACGTGCTACGTGACCAAGATGCATTCAAAGCGCTATCGGCAGCGTTGACTACATTAGCCCAGCCATTATACGCGCCGATGTTTAATGCGTTAACTAACTTAGATGGTTAG